The Nocardia terpenica genome has a segment encoding these proteins:
- a CDS encoding acyl-CoA dehydrogenase family protein produces MSTVAVPSREELVQRVSDIAPVLRANIEWSTEHRRLHEETVKALTDAGMFRMRIPQRYGGYESDARTMVDVADAIAQIDGSAAWVVACHWVASWGVGLFPDEVQAEVFDDPDAQVCTTIGPGTAIAVPADGGVVVNGEWPCISGALSSRYQQVAAVVLDPAGEPYPVMSPVRLSELEIRDDWHTTGLRSSGSVGVIAKDLFIPQERLLPAPAVVGAQSASKLNADVAMYRAPLISMGSAATVGVATGIAKAIRDAFLERLPGRKVTYTLYPSMAEAPVTHLRIAEAVMKVDEAEFHAHRLADVVDRKCASGDAWSMLERGRVRGDEGAAVRLANEAADILAANSGGSSAYLRVPIQRFVNDLRTFSLHAMLIPDVNAEVYGRVLCGQEPNTYYI; encoded by the coding sequence ATGTCAACTGTCGCCGTTCCGTCCAGGGAAGAATTGGTGCAGCGAGTGTCCGATATTGCGCCCGTGCTGCGGGCCAACATCGAATGGTCGACCGAGCATCGCCGGTTGCACGAGGAGACGGTCAAGGCACTCACCGATGCGGGCATGTTCCGGATGCGTATCCCGCAGCGCTACGGCGGATACGAGAGCGACGCGCGGACCATGGTCGACGTGGCCGACGCCATCGCCCAGATCGACGGGTCCGCGGCCTGGGTCGTGGCCTGCCACTGGGTCGCCTCCTGGGGCGTGGGCCTGTTCCCGGACGAGGTGCAGGCCGAGGTGTTCGACGATCCCGACGCGCAGGTCTGCACCACCATCGGGCCCGGGACCGCGATCGCCGTCCCGGCCGACGGCGGCGTCGTGGTCAACGGCGAGTGGCCGTGCATCAGCGGCGCGCTGAGCAGCCGCTACCAGCAGGTCGCGGCCGTCGTCCTCGACCCGGCCGGGGAGCCGTACCCGGTGATGAGCCCGGTTCGGTTGTCGGAGTTGGAGATTCGCGACGACTGGCACACCACCGGCCTGCGCTCGTCGGGCAGCGTCGGCGTCATCGCGAAGGATCTGTTCATCCCGCAGGAGCGCCTGCTGCCGGCGCCCGCGGTGGTGGGCGCCCAGTCGGCCTCGAAACTCAACGCCGATGTCGCGATGTACCGGGCGCCGTTGATCTCGATGGGGTCGGCGGCCACGGTCGGCGTCGCCACCGGCATCGCCAAGGCGATCCGGGACGCGTTCCTCGAGCGCCTGCCCGGCCGCAAGGTCACCTACACGCTGTACCCGAGCATGGCCGAGGCGCCGGTGACCCACCTGCGGATCGCCGAGGCGGTCATGAAGGTCGACGAGGCGGAGTTCCACGCGCACCGGCTGGCCGACGTGGTCGACCGCAAGTGCGCCTCCGGCGACGCCTGGTCGATGCTCGAGCGCGGTCGGGTCCGCGGGGACGAGGGCGCGGCGGTGCGCCTGGCCAACGAGGCGGCCGACATCCTCGCCGCCAACAGCGGCGGCTCCTCGGCCTACCTGCGGGTGCCGATCCAGCGGTTCGTCAACGACCTGCGGACCTTCAGCCTGCACGCGATGTTGATCCCGGACGTCAACGCCGAGGTCTACGGCCGGGTGCTGTGCGGCCAGGAACCCAACACCTACTACATCTGA
- a CDS encoding acyltransferase family protein: MSSIATPPDRGSRLPSLTGLRFLAALSVFLFHSSLASSPLPPFGPVTPFADKRVAADYAFVLGHGGPMGVSFFFVLSGFVLTWSSRPGEPARAFLRRRIVKIYPNHVVTWAVCLLLFAWASGGPLAWFTNLLLLHGYFPQPTISLSGNPPSWSLCSEMLFYLCFPLLIGPLRRIPVRRLWFWATAMVVGTVVVQLINQFLIPGTARAPEYPIPDMQMWFGYSFPVNRLFEFVLGAVLALLVRAGRWPRIGLVPAALLLLAGYTAALYMPVSYGFIVSTIVPIGVLIATVADRDARGRRTVFGGRVMVRLGEVSYAFYLCQGVTLFYVRRLFGDSLFPTAVGVLVLIGLCALTLLAGWLLHSRVEEPMMRRWSRPRRPALVGPEPVTVALDGTANEKLA, encoded by the coding sequence ATGTCATCCATCGCGACGCCGCCGGACCGCGGCAGCAGGTTGCCCTCGCTCACCGGCCTGCGCTTCCTGGCCGCACTGTCGGTCTTCCTGTTCCACTCCAGCCTGGCCAGCTCGCCGCTGCCGCCCTTCGGCCCGGTGACCCCGTTCGCCGACAAGCGGGTCGCGGCCGACTACGCGTTCGTCCTCGGGCACGGCGGCCCGATGGGCGTGTCGTTCTTCTTCGTGCTCAGCGGTTTCGTGCTCACCTGGTCCAGCCGTCCCGGTGAACCGGCACGCGCCTTCCTGCGGCGACGGATAGTCAAGATCTATCCCAATCACGTGGTCACGTGGGCGGTGTGCCTGCTGCTGTTCGCGTGGGCCAGCGGCGGGCCCCTCGCCTGGTTCACCAATCTGCTGCTGTTGCACGGCTATTTCCCCCAGCCCACCATCAGCCTCAGCGGCAACCCGCCGAGCTGGTCGCTGTGCAGCGAGATGCTGTTCTATCTGTGCTTCCCGCTGCTGATCGGGCCGCTGCGGCGAATCCCGGTGCGGCGGTTGTGGTTCTGGGCCACCGCGATGGTCGTCGGCACGGTCGTCGTGCAGCTGATCAACCAGTTCCTGATTCCCGGCACGGCCCGCGCCCCGGAGTACCCGATCCCGGACATGCAGATGTGGTTCGGCTACTCCTTCCCGGTCAACCGCCTGTTCGAGTTCGTGCTCGGGGCAGTGCTGGCGCTGCTGGTGCGGGCGGGCCGGTGGCCCCGGATCGGCCTCGTCCCGGCCGCGCTGCTGCTGCTGGCGGGCTACACGGCCGCGCTGTACATGCCGGTCTCCTACGGCTTCATCGTCTCCACGATCGTGCCGATCGGCGTGCTCATCGCCACCGTCGCCGACCGGGACGCCCGCGGTCGGCGCACCGTATTCGGCGGGCGGGTCATGGTCCGGCTCGGCGAGGTATCCTACGCCTTCTACCTCTGCCAGGGCGTGACCCTGTTCTATGTGCGCCGACTGTTCGGCGATTCGCTCTTCCCGACCGCGGTCGGGGTGCTGGTGCTCATCGGGCTGTGCGCGCTCACGCTACTGGCCGGATGGTTGCTGCACAGCCGCGTCGAGGAGCCGATGATGCGCCGGTGGAGCAGGCCGCGCCGACCCGCCCTGGTCGGCCCCGAGCCGGTCACCGTGGCGCTGGACGGTACCGCAAACGAGAAGCTTGCGTGA
- a CDS encoding DUF899 domain-containing protein, translating into MNGPQVVSPAEWLAARKELLRKEKELTKAIDALNADRRRLPMVRIDKDYRFTGPDGEVGLLDLFDGKQQLIVQHFMLDPAKDHVCGSCTYMAEAATDTVRNHLAELDTAFAAVSRAPYPKVRALRDAKGWRFPWYSSYGSDFNYDFHVTLDPAVQPANYNFRDADELAATGFEWMLDFSGEQPGISCFLRDGEQAFHTYSTFGRGVEVMMPGLRLLDLTALGRQEDWEEPRGRVPAAHPIRDLPTN; encoded by the coding sequence ATGAACGGTCCACAGGTGGTGTCGCCCGCCGAGTGGCTGGCCGCACGAAAAGAATTGCTGCGCAAGGAGAAAGAGCTCACCAAGGCCATCGATGCGCTCAACGCCGACCGGCGGCGGCTGCCGATGGTGCGCATCGACAAGGACTACCGCTTCACCGGCCCGGACGGCGAGGTCGGCCTGCTCGATCTGTTCGACGGCAAACAGCAGCTCATCGTCCAGCACTTCATGCTCGACCCGGCGAAGGACCACGTCTGCGGCAGCTGCACCTATATGGCCGAGGCGGCCACCGACACCGTGCGCAACCATCTCGCCGAGCTGGACACCGCATTCGCCGCGGTGTCGCGCGCGCCGTACCCGAAGGTGCGGGCGCTGCGCGACGCCAAGGGCTGGCGGTTCCCCTGGTATTCCTCCTACGGCAGCGATTTCAACTACGACTTCCACGTCACCCTCGATCCGGCGGTGCAACCGGCCAACTACAACTTCCGCGACGCGGACGAGCTGGCCGCCACCGGTTTCGAGTGGATGCTCGACTTCTCCGGCGAACAGCCCGGCATCAGCTGTTTCCTGCGCGACGGCGAGCAAGCCTTCCACACCTACTCCACCTTCGGCCGCGGCGTCGAGGTCATGATGCCCGGCCTGCGCCTGCTGGATCTGACCGCGCTCGGCCGCCAGGAGGACTGGGAGGAACCCCGGGGCCGCGTGCCCGCCGCCCACCCCATCCGCGACCTCCCCACGAACTGA
- a CDS encoding MFS transporter, whose product MATTANAPTTITGRQRLIVLLLLGAQFMLSVDYSILNVALPRVGAGVGLGLSALPWILTAYALPAAGFTLLFGRIADLFGRRRMFLIGITLLAAASLIGGFATNPVELLTARTLQGFATAIATPAALSLLVTSFSDESQRARVLGLNGALLSGGFTVGALVGGTLVTGLSWRWALLINVPVALIILAVTPFVVSPSRASTGVKLDVPGAITVTLGLLSFSFGVVNHNVYALIAGVLLLVVFWLIERKAPAPLAAVSILNRPTVKWGNLAGLIVFSMESGLIFLMTLYLQDVLHFSALTTGLLFGVPGLASVVAGIIAGRFIGRYGPARVLTVGLIVQTGFTAPLMVLGPSTLWLWVLMPALFIGFFGHVTAIASFMVTATTGLPDSEQGLATGLATLTQQIGITVGIPVLSAIAAGQAVLLTGIHLAVAANVAITVTVIVLISLGLLRRAPAVVGSIESTELAG is encoded by the coding sequence ATGGCGACGACGGCAAACGCGCCGACGACGATCACCGGCCGACAGCGGCTGATCGTCCTACTCCTGCTCGGTGCCCAGTTCATGCTCTCTGTCGACTATTCGATCCTCAATGTCGCGCTCCCCCGGGTGGGCGCGGGTGTCGGCCTCGGGTTGTCCGCCCTGCCGTGGATTCTCACGGCCTACGCGCTCCCGGCGGCCGGGTTCACCCTGCTGTTCGGCCGCATCGCCGACCTGTTCGGCCGCCGCCGGATGTTCCTGATCGGCATCACCCTGCTCGCCGCCGCCTCGCTGATCGGCGGGTTCGCCACCAACCCGGTCGAATTGCTCACCGCCCGAACGCTTCAGGGCTTCGCCACGGCGATCGCCACCCCCGCCGCACTGTCGCTGCTGGTGACCTCCTTCAGCGACGAGAGCCAGCGGGCGCGGGTGCTCGGCCTCAACGGCGCGCTGCTGTCCGGCGGGTTCACCGTGGGCGCGCTGGTCGGCGGCACCCTGGTGACCGGGTTGAGCTGGCGCTGGGCGCTGCTGATCAATGTGCCTGTCGCACTGATCATTCTGGCGGTCACGCCGTTCGTCGTGAGCCCGAGCCGGGCCTCGACCGGCGTCAAACTCGATGTGCCGGGCGCGATCACGGTCACCCTCGGCCTGCTGTCGTTCTCCTTCGGCGTGGTGAACCACAACGTGTACGCGCTCATCGCGGGCGTGCTGCTGCTCGTGGTGTTCTGGCTGATCGAGCGCAAGGCGCCCGCGCCGCTGGCCGCCGTGAGCATCCTGAACCGCCCCACCGTCAAGTGGGGCAATCTCGCGGGCCTGATCGTGTTCTCGATGGAGAGCGGCCTGATCTTCCTGATGACGCTGTATCTGCAAGACGTCCTGCACTTCTCGGCGCTGACCACCGGCCTGCTGTTCGGCGTGCCCGGCCTCGCCTCGGTGGTCGCCGGTATCATCGCGGGCCGCTTCATCGGCCGCTACGGCCCGGCGCGGGTGCTGACCGTGGGCCTGATCGTGCAGACCGGCTTCACCGCTCCGCTGATGGTGCTCGGCCCGAGCACGCTGTGGCTGTGGGTTCTCATGCCCGCGCTGTTCATCGGATTCTTCGGGCACGTCACCGCGATCGCGTCCTTCATGGTCACCGCGACCACCGGCCTGCCCGACTCCGAGCAGGGCCTGGCCACCGGCCTCGCCACGCTGACCCAGCAGATCGGCATCACCGTCGGCATCCCGGTGCTCAGCGCCATCGCCGCCGGACAGGCCGTGCTGCTCACCGGCATTCACCTCGCCGTCGCGGCCAATGTCGCGATCACCGTGACCGTCATCGTGCTGATCTCGCTCGGGCTGCTCCGCCGGGCCCCGGCCGTCGTCGGATCGATCGAATCGACCGAACTGGCCGGATAA
- a CDS encoding DUF899 domain-containing protein, with the protein MNGPRVVSPAEWLAARKELLRKEKELTKTIDALNADRRRLPMVRIDKNYRFTGPGGEVGLAELFEGRAQLIVQHLMLDPTMEQPCGSCSYMAGMVTDTILSHLHKLDTTFAAVSRAPYPKVREVRAARGWPFPWYSSADSEFNYDFHVSFDPAVPPTYNYRHGEELRATKDAWLLDDYSGDREGISCFLREGDEVFHTYSTFGRGVEVMMPGLHLLDLTALGRQEEWEEPKGRTLAARG; encoded by the coding sequence ATGAACGGTCCCCGTGTCGTGTCACCCGCCGAGTGGCTGGCCGCACGAAAAGAATTGCTGCGCAAGGAGAAAGAGCTCACCAAGACCATCGACGCGCTCAACGCCGACCGGCGGCGGCTGCCGATGGTGCGCATCGACAAGAACTATCGCTTCACCGGACCCGGCGGCGAGGTCGGCCTGGCCGAACTGTTCGAGGGCAGGGCGCAACTCATCGTCCAGCACCTCATGCTCGACCCGACGATGGAGCAGCCCTGCGGCAGCTGCTCCTACATGGCGGGCATGGTCACCGACACCATCCTGTCCCATCTGCACAAGCTGGACACGACATTCGCCGCGGTCTCGCGCGCGCCCTACCCGAAGGTGCGGGAGGTCCGCGCGGCCCGGGGCTGGCCGTTCCCCTGGTACTCCTCCGCCGACAGCGAATTCAACTACGACTTCCACGTCTCGTTCGACCCCGCGGTACCCCCCACCTACAACTACCGCCACGGCGAGGAACTGCGGGCCACGAAGGACGCCTGGCTGCTCGACGACTACTCCGGCGATCGCGAGGGCATCAGCTGCTTCCTGCGCGAGGGCGACGAGGTCTTCCACACCTACTCGACCTTCGGCCGCGGCGTCGAGGTGATGATGCCGGGCCTGCACCTGCTCGACCTCACCGCGCTCGGCCGTCAGGAAGAATGGGAGGAGCCCAAGGGACGGACGCTCGCCGCTAGGGGATGA